CAACTATAAGAGCCATTTTTAATCCAGATTTGGTGCATAACGGTATTGTCGCAGTCCGAACTGCATTGACATGCAAGAAATTCGAAACTCTTCTTCTCTCTGGTTCTTCTCACTGCATTACGATTTTCACCGTCCAAACAACTAGACACAATATCGCAGTCCAATGACAACTTATTTAGTCTGTGGAGAGATCTTCGACTCCAGAGGTCCAACCATAACTAGACTGAAGTTATGACAGTAATTCGTGAGTAATGAATATTGCGTCTAAGGGTTTTGCTCCCAGGTTGAAAAAGATTGAGGTCAGGTAATCATCGATTAATTGATTAATGGCGATGAAGGTAGTTTTAAGCTCTTAAAAGTGAGAGGTTTCGTTGACGTAACTGTCGATAGATGCCTTGAAGAAGATCTGTGCCGTATGCTCGGTAGATTGACTACATTTACTGAAATGTCCAATTGTTACCTCTCCATCAAGGATAACGTACTTTCTCGGTAAACCTTAGAAGCAGTTTTTTTCTCAAAGCTTTCTGTCCGGTTAATTCTACACAACCTAAGAGTGAGTTGTGTAGTTCGCTTCATTTGCCAGTTTTGTGGTGGGTATTAAATTGAGACTGAATCGGAAGTCGTTTTCGGCATTCAGCTTTCGCTATTTTCTTGATCGTTACTGAAAGTTGACTGAAATTGAGCGAAGCAACATCTTTCGTAGCTGCTACGAAGAATGCTTCTGAAGTTAGTGCGGATTTGATATCCATTTCCGTTGTGCTATGATATCTATGTAGTTAACAGTGATGATATTGTGGGGGACGTCCTTTCTAGTTAAAAGGTTAATAGAATCggaataaacaaatttaatgttcgattttttatgtttttgcgCCTATACTACTATTTCctaatcaaaaatatatccTAACCGAAAGTAGATTacgttttcttaatttttcaaaaaactgtGTATCTGGTGtatctttaaatatttaagcatatcttttggttttaaaattaataaatgacctgataaattctaaacatattatAACAGTTGAAAACCACTATAAATGATATATTTGTCCTTTAGAGTTCATTGTCCTCATAAGACGAACAAACCTTTGGGTTTTCAATGGTGGTTGTTGCCGAACTCTACATGCTTTTGCAGAGGCGACTTCTTGCGCATGGCAAATTGCTGCTCTGTCCACGTTCAGCGCTTGATTGAGCACGTTCAGTTGTTGGTCGACGAAGCGGTCGACCTGACGTTCAGCGACATTAGAATTGGCGAGGGCTCGCTGGAAATCGTTCATTTGCGATTGCAGAGTACATTCGGCGTCTTTCAGGTCATGCTGTAGCTTCATGATCAGCATTTCTGCGATTGGGTTAAGAGATGAAAGGTCATTTTTCGGGAAACGCTCGAACGGGATTTCCGGGCGTTTTACTTTGACCGTGTAGATAGCaaagtttattgaaaaaaaaagtagaattaaaaaaatagtacCTCGTTTTTGTTATTTCCTCTTGATTGATTATATAACgtttaaaccatttttttttcatgtggatttttttcaaaattcgttgaTTAATTGCTGAGTGGAAacgaaaatttgaaagtaattaaattcgggaaagtttaatttcacgttgtaaattaaaactttaatcatGTTTCCTGTAGTAATTAGTTTGTAATTCCATGTTCCATCATGTAAATTCTGAAATAacctataaattaaaaattaagatctaccacataaaaaatacaacacaaccataatttttttttaaataattgtagAGTATATGTACCAATATATGTTAACATCAAATTATATTTCTTAACTATGCTATCTACACTTtcaagaacaaataaaaataagcatTAAGACTTTGTTCTTACTGTACCCTTATCGCTACATTGCTCATCTTTGGTGCCTCTAACCGGAGTAAGTTTTGGATCTTGAGGGTTAATTTGTTGAGGGCCACCACCGATTGCAGTACCACCACCATTTCCAGCTCCAAGAAGATCACTTCCTGAGATATCTGCAGTCATGATATTCTGTTTTAAAGATCCGGGGTTTGTCGGCATCGCATCCGAACGATGTACGAACGCCACTAAAAAGAAATCATACGTCTCAAAAAGACTAATGAAACTTCTTTGATTCTTACTTGTCAGGATTACCGCAAAGAATTTTTGCCGTAAACCAACTATCGAAACTTTTCGTTTTCcgttcattttctttaaaatgagtcgtCGCATAATCTCTCCGTGAACAATAAAAGTATGTGTATAaaagtttaagaaaaaaaattacttgtatCAGTCATGTAAAACGTTTTGACAttacgtcaaaattaatagttaatCAATCAAGccaatcaaatattttaaccATACTCTGGGTTTatacattaatatttaagtatataaatttaaaaaatcttagttcaacaacgaattgagatataaaaaacatttcaaagtaactttaatgaaaatttgatttgccataaattatttctgCGTGTTTGATTGTTGTAGATATGTATTGAGAGtagaaatttaagaaattgagatataataataataataataatatatctcTTTATTATCCAACAGGAAGACCCAATTACAGGATAATGTACaacaaagagaagaaaaggtaAAGTGAGATGTGAAGCGCacagaacaaaaattaatagcaattcagataaattcaaaacaaaaacaagagaaaaaaaaagtaataataataatatgtcaCAATAGGgatattttacaaattacaaaattaataagggATAAGTATATAGTTTAAGTGGTAACTTCATTATTTGCGTTCCGTGCCATAGCGATCGGCACCTGGTATGTGTTGCTATTCCTAATACCAAGTCTGGGTATAATGAATCCAACTCGAGCAAGAAGTGAAGGTGAGCCGACAGTACAATTGACGATGttcgataaaaattttctactaGCATCTTCTCTACGATTGTTCaaagatgaaaaattaaattcttccaATAACGCAACGTAGTCAACACCTCGCTCCGGATACTGACCaactgttttaaaatgtaagtaTTTTAAGAACCTCTTTTGCACTCTCTCGAGCATGAGCTGGTGAGAAGTATAATAAGGATACCAAACCATAGAACCATATTCCAATTTTGTACGAACAAACGCATAGAAAAGTACTGTTAATGCAGCTacgttgttaaattttttacattgccTGATGATGAAACTCAATGCACCAGAGGCTGACTTTACTATAGCGTTAACATGGTCTTTGAATTGCAACTGGTCATCGAATAAGACACCCAAATCTCGAATAGCGCGTTCTCTGCGTATTGCTTCAACTCCCACACTATAATTAAACCTTAATGGGTTATTACACCTTGTGTGAAATACGACAACGCATTTTGCTATGTTAAGGTCAATTCCATTCTGTATTGACCAGGAACTGATAATGTTCAGATTGCGCTGTAAGATAACACAGTCTTCAGGAGATGTTACACGAGCGAATATCTTTAGGTCATCGGCGTAAGCAAGCACATTACAATCAAGTCGTCGTAATAGATCGTTCAGATAAACATTGAATAGAAGGGGACCCAGGTTGGAACCCTGTGGAACACCAGAGCCAGCAGTGAacgtattaaatttaaaaccgttGTAGCTCACATAGCAAAGTCTATTGGAGAGGTAAGATGAAATTAAATCCACGAAATCATTGGTAAATCCAAGACTGCAGCGTTTAGAAAGAAGTATTCCATGATCTAATCTATCAAATGCCTTTGTAAAATCTGTGTAAATTATGTCAACTTGTTCCCGTTTATCCATGTGCTCGCTGATGAACTGCGTTACCTCTGCTAAATTAGTCATAGTTGAACGACCAGTCATAAATCCGTACTGATGATCAGATATGTATGGGCAACACAGTAACTCATTCTGGAGTATAGCAACATTTCGAAGACTTTTGAgcaattgttc
This genomic stretch from Onthophagus taurus isolate NC chromosome 7, IU_Otau_3.0, whole genome shotgun sequence harbors:
- the LOC111425832 gene encoding uncharacterized protein isoform X6, coding for MPTNPGSLKQNIMTADISGSDLLGAGNGGGTAIGGGPQQINPQDPKLTPVRGTKDEQCSDKEMLIMKLQHDLKDAECTLQSQMNDFQRALANSNVAERQVDRFVDQQLNVLNQALNVDRAAICHAQEVASAKACRVRQQPPLKTQSKNSFDVVTDRVSWTAPVGWIRRCNNPIEEEDYPRIFGRKTDWSQEEGCSIIGDVPFDFYYTDFTK
- the LOC111425832 gene encoding uncharacterized protein isoform X5, with the protein product MRRLILKKMNGKRKVSIVGLRQKFFAVILTMAFVHRSDAMPTNPGSLKQNIMTADISGSDLLGAGNGGGTAIGGGPQQINPQDPKLTPVRGTKDEQCSDKEMLIMKLQHDLKDAECTLQSQMNDFQRALANSNVAERQVDRFVDQQLNVLNQALNVDRAAICHAQEVASAKACRVRQQPPLKTQRSSQLDSPSWLDSEVQQPNRGGGLPSDIWPENRLVSRGGLQYHR
- the LOC111425832 gene encoding uncharacterized protein isoform X2, with the translated sequence MRRLILKKMNGKRKVSIVGLRQKFFAVILTMAFVHRSDAMPTNPGSLKQNIMTADISGSDLLGAGNGGGTAIGGGPQQINPQDPKLTPVRGTKDEQCSDKEMLIMKLQHDLKDAECTLQSQMNDFQRALANSNVAERQVDRFVDQQLNVLNQALNVDRAAICHAQEVASAKACRVRQQPPLKTQSFDVVTDRVSWTAPVGWIRRCNNPIEEEDYPRIFGRKTDWSQEEGCSIIGDVPFDFYYTDFTK
- the LOC111425832 gene encoding uncharacterized protein isoform X1, with amino-acid sequence MRRLILKKMNGKRKVSIVGLRQKFFAVILTMAFVHRSDAMPTNPGSLKQNIMTADISGSDLLGAGNGGGTAIGGGPQQINPQDPKLTPVRGTKDEQCSDKEMLIMKLQHDLKDAECTLQSQMNDFQRALANSNVAERQVDRFVDQQLNVLNQALNVDRAAICHAQEVASAKACRVRQQPPLKTQSKNSFDVVTDRVSWTAPVGWIRRCNNPIEEEDYPRIFGRKTDWSQEEGCSIIGDVPFDFYYTDFTK
- the LOC111425832 gene encoding uncharacterized protein isoform X7: MRRLILKKMNGKRKVSIVGLRQKFFAVILTMAFVHRSDAMPTNPGSLKQNIMTADISGSDLLGAGNGGGTAIGGGPQQINPQDPKLTPVRGTKDEQCSDKVNMVIKAQQELKAAEEAIKGLVCELENALAKIRIAQQQTKQLDDQEFRILSGALSGANNAFEKASTLEKCNTCSSEKPGF